Proteins found in one Choloepus didactylus isolate mChoDid1 chromosome 3, mChoDid1.pri, whole genome shotgun sequence genomic segment:
- the HPGD gene encoding 15-hydroxyprostaglandin dehydrogenase [NAD(+)] isoform X4, whose protein sequence is MHVNGKVALVTGAAQGIGRAFAEELLHKGAKVALVDWNLEAGVKCKAALDEQFEPQKTLFIQCDVADQEKLRDTFREVVDHFGRLDILVNNAGVNNEKNWEKTLQINLVSVISGTYLGLDYMSKQNGGEGGIIINMSSLAATEKNKE, encoded by the exons ATGCATGTGAACGGCAAAGTGGCGCTGGTGACCGGCGCGGCGCAAGGCATAGGCAGAGCCTTTGCAGAGGAGCTGCTGCACAAGGGCGCCAAG GTAGCGCTGGTGGATTGGAATCTTGAAGCAGGTGTAAAGTGTAAAGCCGCCCTCGATGAACAGTTTGAACCTCAGAAAACTCTGTTCATCCAGTGTGATGTGGCTGACCAGGAAAAACTGAGAG atacttttagagaagttgtagaccACTTTGGAAGATTGGACATTTTGGTAAATAATGCTGGAGTGAATAATgagaaaaactgggaaaaaacTCTGCAAATTAATTTG GTTTCTGTTATCAGTGGAACCTATCTTGGCTTGGATTATATGAGTAAGCAAAATGGAGGTGAAGGTGGCATCATTATCAATATGTCATCTTTAGCAG caacagaaaagaacaaagaatga
- the HPGD gene encoding 15-hydroxyprostaglandin dehydrogenase [NAD(+)] isoform X5, translating into MHVNGKVALVTGAAQGIGRAFAEELLHKGAKVALVDWNLEAGVKCKAALDEQFEPQKTLFIQCDVADQEKLRDTFREVVDHFGRLDILVNNAGVNNEKNWEKTLQINLVSVISGTYLGLDYMSKQNGGEGGIIINMSSLAEKNKE; encoded by the exons ATGCATGTGAACGGCAAAGTGGCGCTGGTGACCGGCGCGGCGCAAGGCATAGGCAGAGCCTTTGCAGAGGAGCTGCTGCACAAGGGCGCCAAG GTAGCGCTGGTGGATTGGAATCTTGAAGCAGGTGTAAAGTGTAAAGCCGCCCTCGATGAACAGTTTGAACCTCAGAAAACTCTGTTCATCCAGTGTGATGTGGCTGACCAGGAAAAACTGAGAG atacttttagagaagttgtagaccACTTTGGAAGATTGGACATTTTGGTAAATAATGCTGGAGTGAATAATgagaaaaactgggaaaaaacTCTGCAAATTAATTTG GTTTCTGTTATCAGTGGAACCTATCTTGGCTTGGATTATATGAGTAAGCAAAATGGAGGTGAAGGTGGCATCATTATCAATATGTCATCTTTAGCAG aaaagaacaaagaatga
- the HPGD gene encoding 15-hydroxyprostaglandin dehydrogenase [NAD(+)] isoform X2 — MHVNGKVALVTGAAQGIGRAFAEELLHKGAKVALVDWNLEAGVKCKAALDEQFEPQKTLFIQCDVADQEKLRDTFREVVDHFGRLDILVNNAGVNNEKNWEKTLQINLVSVISGTYLGLDYMSKQNGGEGGIIINMSSLADFSFFPPTVHVIKATAVGDNSIQPGSGHTISYIDSVESFTVLRKP, encoded by the exons ATGCATGTGAACGGCAAAGTGGCGCTGGTGACCGGCGCGGCGCAAGGCATAGGCAGAGCCTTTGCAGAGGAGCTGCTGCACAAGGGCGCCAAG GTAGCGCTGGTGGATTGGAATCTTGAAGCAGGTGTAAAGTGTAAAGCCGCCCTCGATGAACAGTTTGAACCTCAGAAAACTCTGTTCATCCAGTGTGATGTGGCTGACCAGGAAAAACTGAGAG atacttttagagaagttgtagaccACTTTGGAAGATTGGACATTTTGGTAAATAATGCTGGAGTGAATAATgagaaaaactgggaaaaaacTCTGCAAATTAATTTG GTTTCTGTTATCAGTGGAACCTATCTTGGCTTGGATTATATGAGTAAGCAAAATGGAGGTGAAGGTGGCATCATTATCAATATGTCATCTTTAGCAG acttttcctttttcccccctaCTGTTCACGTGATTAAAGCaacagctgtgggtgataactcaaTTCAACCAGGGTCTGGCCACACAATCTCTTACATAGACTCAGTGGAGTCTTTTACTGTCCTAAGAAAACCTTAA